The Salarias fasciatus chromosome 12, fSalaFa1.1, whole genome shotgun sequence DNA segment CACCACCCCGACAGCACCACCCCGACAGCACCGCCCATACAGCACCACCCTGACAGCACCGCCCCGACAGCACCGCCCATACAGCACCACCCTGACAGCACCACCCCGACAGCACCGCCCATACAGCACCACCCATACAGCACCACCCTGACAGCACCACCCCGACAGCACCGCCCATACAGCACCACCCTGACAGCACCGCCCCGACAGCACCGCCCATACAGCACCACCCTGACAGCACCACCCCGACAGCACCACCCATACAGCACCACCCTGACAGCACCACCCCGACAGCACCGCCCATACAGCACCACCCTGACAGCACCGCCCCGACAGCACCGCCCATACAGCACCACCCTGACAGCACCGCCCATACAGCACCGCCCTGACAGCACCGCCCCGACAGCACCGCCCATACAGCACCACCCCGACAGCACCGCCCATACAGCACCGCCCTGACAGCACCGCCCCGACAGCACCGCCCATACAGCACCACCCTGACAGCACCACCCCGACAGCACCACCCCGACAGCACCACCCCGACAGCACCACCCCGACAGCACCGCCCATACAGCACCACCCTGACAGCACCGCCCCGACAGCACCGCCCATACAGCACCACCCTGACAGCACCACCCTGACAGCACCGCCCATACAGCACCACCCCGACAGCACCACCCTGACAGCACCGCCCTGACAGCACCACCCTGACAGCACCGCCCCGACAGCACCGCCCATACAGCACCACCCCGACAGCACCACCCTGACAGCACCGCCCTGACAGCACCACCCTGACAGCACCGCCCTGACAGCACCACCCCGACAGCACCGCCCTGACAGCACCACCCCGACAGCACCACCCCGACAGCACCACCCTGAGAGCACCACTCTGACAGCGCCACCCCGACAGCACCACCCTGACAGCACCACCCTGACAGCACCACCCTGACAGCACCACCCTGACAGCACCACCCTGACAGCACCACCCTGACGTTTACTGTGTAAAACGACACAAAGCAGGGAGAAAACTGCTTTCAATAAAGACTAGCAGACTGAGGTCCCTTGTTGAAAACTACcttgaatattttgtgcagttcTTAACACAGCAGAGTTTCACACATTTGAAACTTTTTGACAGACACACAACTCTAGAAGGTGATGGCTCACACCGACACCTGTCCCTCTGGACGGACAGGCCgggacacagacacaaagagcCCCCATGGGACACCCTGAGGACCGGCCCGAGGACAAGAAgcgacagagacacagagaccgACAGTAGGAAAGACGGTGGCAGaagcaaagagagaaagacagaaaggatGGAGGAGTGTTTCCAGCGGACCGACACCGTCAGCTGGAAAacagcgccatctagtggccaaTACCAGCCATGGCCGGACCTGAGCTCCACAGAGACCGAGCGGGGCGCATCCGACTCGTGAGGTACCCCTCAGAGTCTACCCCTCAGGATCTACCCCTCAGGATCTACCCCTCAGTTACCAACCCTTCATTATCTACCCCTCTGTATTTAAAGATCAGAGTCTACCCCTCAGGATCTACCCCTCAGGATCTACCCTTCATTATCTACCCCTCTGTATTTAAAGATCAGAGTCTACCCCTCAGGATCTACCCCTGTGTCCAACAATCATGATCTAGCCCTCAGTATGGAACCCTGACTAGCCACCTGTCAGGATCTACCCCTCATGATCTGATTTTAAGGATCTACCCCTCATGATCTGATTTTAAGGATCTACACCTGGAACCACATCCAGACTTACAACTCAGTTATACTGCAGACGTTCACAGGGAATCCCCCGTGTTCAGAATGTGTACCTGAATTACAAACACGATCCAGACTCTGGTTTCTCTTACAGTCTGCTCCAGAGAAGAACTCTGGTTTCCAGTCCGGCTCAGAGGGTAACTTCCTCCTGAGTGAGACACTTAACTGTGTTCTGAATAGAATAATGTACCTGTGGGGTTAGTGAAGCTTTTCTCCCCCACACCTTTTGGTGTCCTCTGTGGGTCCCGGGCCCCCAGGTTGGGCATCTGTCTTGGAGGTCTCTCCCGTCCACcactctgagctctgctggagaCGGACTGGACGGCTGATCccggctcctccacctcctgacggAGGCGCTGGTCTGAGTGGGCTCTCCGGCCGGACTCCGGCCTGCGGAGCGGCCCGTTGCGGGCCTCCAGCCAGGTGGTGCTGACCCCTCCACCCACAGGGACCAGATGGaccctcagcctccacctctaATGAAGACCAGCTCATCACTGTCCTCAATCAATCATGGGTGGAGGCCGGCCTGTGGCgtccctccacctgctgctgcctcaCGGAGCCGGGTGGAGGCAGGGCGGAGGCCGGCCTGGCCTGCAGCCCCACCCGGTGGCTCACAGCGGTATCACTCCTGGCTAGTGGACTGGagcaggtgggggtggggtggtggacagGAGACGAGTGGACAATCCAGTCCTcatgatggacacacacacacacacacgcagactgtGTATTACTACAATTCTCTGCAAAAATACACATATTTCACCGTTGGTTTCAGGGAATTCATCCACAACCTGTGAGTAACGTGGTGGTGCGAAAGCCAACAGCAGctggcaggaggacagagacacacacagacacacagagacacacagagagagacacagagagacagagagacacagagagacacagacacagaacaggTTCACACCCTCCATTCAGTCTGAGCTCCACCCACACTCTCACTGGGTGGAGGGGGACGGTCCTTCAGGCGGACTGGGTGGAGGGGGACGGTCCTTCAGGCGGACTGGGTGGAAGGGGACGGTCCTTCAGCCGGACTGGGTGGAGGGGGACGGTCCTTCAGGCGGACTGGGTGGAGGGGGACGGTCCTTCAGGCGGACTGGGTGGAGGGGGACGGTCCTTCAGGCGGACTGGGTGGAGGGGGACGGTCCTTCAGCCGGACTGGGTGGAGGGGGACAGACCCAGTTTAATGACACGAGGACACTTCTCTGTCCTGCGTCCTTCAAACGTCACCGAGGACAAACTTCCAGAGGACAAGTTCAAATTCTAAGAAAActattcatcatttttattcaagtcacaaatgaaaacacaaagaaagacagtTGAACGgtgagaagacagagaaaaggaaacagTCTGGGATTGTTCAGCTTACTGAACCGCTCTGAACGTCTGTCCCGGACTCGTCCAACACGTCGGCTGTCTCTCTAAATGAAGACATTCTTCCTCTAAAGACGTGAGACTGAAGCTCCCATAAAGCTGAGGTCGGTTCTCATGAAGCTCTTCTCCATCTGTTCAGTTTAACCTCACAACTTCTGTCAAATTCTGACCATCAATTCtttattgaatgaaatgaattctGGGTGGAGCTGAATGTTCTGAACAGAACCGATTCTGACCCATAATCATGAAGACACGACCGACTTCCAGCTCCGACAGAAACTTAAATTCACCttgatttcagtttcatttagaAAAACCATGAGAGTCAGGAGCCGCGGCTTACAGCCGTTCCCTCCGCAGAGCCGCCCAGAGGCCAGTGCAGCCACCACTAGGCGGCGCTGCAGAGCACGACGGGAATCCACACCAGAATCTGAAGtacaaatttaaaaataatccaAACCGATTTTAGGAATACAGTCGAAACTCTGAGAAAAGTCAGAACGTTGAAGTGAAACAGAGGACTGCAGATTTCTCAGAAGCTCAGGGACGTTTCATCCGAGAAGAAACTTCAAAGCTCCAGAACCTCAAGAAATCTGCACTCACATTTCCTCTAATTCCAACCTGAAAGACAAAACCCTGGGAGAAGACCGAAAAACAGGAATCAACTCCAGGAGGGAAGTGAACgatggaaggaggagggatGCTTCCTGATAAATGCAgaactggaattaaaaaaatgagtcCAGATAAAAGACGAAccggctggtgtcaaattacaagctgCCGATGCGGCGTGTCCACAAACGTCCTGAAGATCTCCGGCAGGTCTGCAGATCACCGAGGaggacaccacagaagaagagccaGGCGGCGGGGCCGCTGCTATTATTGCTGAGGGAAGTTCAGAGCCGTGGACACAGCGGAGTCCTCCACGGAGACGGACAGGAAGTGGTCTCTCCAGAGGAACCAcgtctgtttcactgaaacctgcagcctgctgcggccatcaccatggaaacgcATAGAGGCAGGTGTCAAATGACCAGACCTGTAGAGGTGTgagtgctgctgcagtcctgcaggctccgcccccacCGTGAGTCCGGCAGGCTCCGCCCCCACCGGTGTCAAACTATTCAGGTTCCTGGTCGGGACGAAGAAACATCCAATAAATACCACGGAGACGGAGGGGGTCGTCCACAAGCGTAGAAAAGAGGGAGGGTCcggggaggggcggggtcagggggtcagtcTAGTGAAATGATGTCCGAGATGCTGGtgtctgccccgccccctcccccggctccgccccctcccatGATGACCCGGGTCTCGTGGCTGCCGGTGTCGTagtggctgctggaggacgacaCCACCGAGCTGgtgctggccgccgccgccgccgccgggacgccgccgcTCAGGTTCTCCAGGAACATCTGAGGCCGGTAGTGCTGCGGAACCACAACGCAGGTCAGCAGGGTCAGGGCAGGTCAGCAGGGTCAGGGCAGGTCAGCAGGGTCAGGGCAGGTCAGCAGGGTCAGGGCAGGTCAGCAGGGTCAGGGCAGGTCAAAGCAGGGTCAGGGCAGGTCAAAGCAGGGTCAGGGCAGGTCAAAGCTGGGTCTGGGCAGGTCAGCAGGGTCAACGTAGGTCAAAGCAGGGTCAGGGCAGGTCAGCAGGGTCAGGGCAGGTCAGCAGGGTCAGGGCAGGTCAGCAGGGTTTGGGCAGGTCAAAGCAGGGTCAGGTCAGGCCAGCTGGGAGGTCAGCTGAGGTCAGCTGGGGTCACTGGGGTCAGTGAAGGCGATGCGCTCCTGTCCGGTCTGTTCTGGGACAGTGGAAATCAGGACCTTCAGTTTCCACCGACAGTGGCACCAGAGAGGAGACCTCTGGGAAACATGGGACTGTTCCACACAATCCACAAACGGGATCcagcctgacctttgaccctctgAGGGTAAACACTCTGCTCATGCTGCCTTCCTGGAAGCGTTCTGCTGCTCAGCGTTTGGCCTGCTGGTCAGGTCAGTAATGCAGCCCTGAAAAACCCTCCAGGTGGTTCCAGGATGTTTGATCCTGGTCCGGGCCTGGCTCCCAGCACCGGGCTCCGAGCACCGGGCTCCCAGCACCGGGCTCCCAGCACCGGGCTCCGAGCACCGGGCTCCCAGCACCGAGCTCCGAGCACCAGGCTCCCAGCACCGGGCTCCGAGCACCGGGCTCCGAGCACCGGGCTCCGAGCACCGGGCTCCCAGCACCGGGCTCCGAGCACCGGGCTCCGAGCACCGGGCTCCCAGCACCGGGCTCCGAGCACCGGGCTCCGAGCACCGGGCTCCCAGCACCGGGCTCCCAGCACCGGGCTCCCAGCACCGGGCTCCCAGCACCGGGCTCCCAGCACCGGGCTCCCAGCACCGGGCTCTGAGCATGAGGACCTGGGTGTATTCATAGACCGGGGggccggtcctggtcctggacccccGATCCAGCCGGTCCAGCTctgtccctgcttcaacacgcCTGACTCTAACCACCTGACAGAACCCCGAGAACACACATGCTGGATTgggggtccaggaccaggactggccCCCCGCTCTTCAGAAGCGTTTCCATGACGATATACAGGTACCTGAGGGTCGGCCTGAAGCAAAGAGAACAACTCcaaacctgcaggaggaagagagaaagactcagtgaagagcagaggagcgtGCAGACGGCGTCCCGGTCTGTCTCGGTCTGTCCCGGTGTGTCTCGGTCTGTCCcggtgtgtcccggtgtgtctcGGTCTGTCCCGGTGTGTCTGTCTcggtgtgtcccggtgtgtctcGGTCTGTCCCGGTGTGTCTGTCTCGGTCTGTCCCGGTGTGTCTCGGTCTGTCCCGGTGTGTCTGTCTCGGTCTGTCCcggtgtgtcccggtgtgtctcggtctgtcccggtgtgtcccggtgtgtctcGGGCTGTCCCGGTGTGTCTCGGTGCGTCTGTCCTGgtgtgtcctggtgtgtctCGGTCTGTCCCGGTGTGTCTGTCCTggtgtgtcccggtgtgtctcGGTCTGTCCCGGGCTGTCCCGGTGTGTCTGTCCTggtgtgtcccggtgtgtctcAGTCTGTCCCGGTGTCTCCCGGTGTGTCTCGGTCTGTCCCGGGCTGTCCTGGTGTGTCTCGGTCTGTCCCGGTGTGTCtcggtctgtcccggtctgtccCGATCTGTCCCGGTGTGTCCCGGTCTGTCCGTACTCTGCATGTCCGTGGGGATGGAGGccagggtggaggggtggaaCGGCACGGCGAAGTCCGCCAGCGAGGAGGCCAGGTAGGCCGGGTCCAGGGTCTGCACGCTGGGCACTCGCACCGTGGGCTGGTAGCTCAACACCCTGAGGACACAGCGGCGAGAGGACCGAGCGTCAGGAAGCAGCGGGCGGAGTCGCGGAGGTCGGAGGTCAACCCGCGGAAGCTCCTCACCCCTTGCTGTGCATCTCCTCCGTCTTGGAGAGGAAGACGCAGCGCTTCTTCAGCGGAGGGTCCGAGTCCCCGTCGTCCTCCGAGGAGGACGAGGTCTCCAAGGTCAGGTCGATCACGTCGGCCTTCTTGGAGGGGCTGGGCTCGGCGGGCTGGGGGGCCGACGGCTGGCGCGGCGGAGCCGAGGCTGAGGCGAGGCGGGgaggggagaggacaggggacagagcagaggacagaggacagatcaaCACTCCACCAGGTGGCAGTGTTCAGTCCTGACCCcgacaggagcagcagcagggtgacAGAGCGGCGCTGTCCGCCCCTGCTCTGCTGCAGTACCACCGTCCACCACTGGGTGGTGCGGGTTTGTTTCTTTGCAGTGactggctgaaaccaaacatggttaggcagcactgtgtccttccgtccaatgaacgcaaagagttctacaggaagtccctccttccccgaacagATTTGTCAGTGAAATCCCAGACTGACATGTGAAGATGTCTTCTGCCAGGTTAGGAGGTGAGATCACAAAGACCAAACTACCGACCACGGAGCTCTGgtcttctcctctgcttccatCCTCGCTCTCTGGCTTTTCTTTTACATCCACACAGTtttttggtggattttttttaaaaagaaaagtacagGCTGCAGTTTTCGGCTGCTCTGACTCCGCCATCTTggctcctgtgttttttttcccatcccgTCGTTGCTCACATCTtattatttgagttttttttttttttttgccgttgTATTGCTAATCTGGAATGTTCAATTTGCCACAAGATAATCAGTGTTCACGAGACTGCAGGTAAAGCCGTGGCCTCCTGTGTGCAGGCAGAGCTAGCTGACTAGCTATTGAAGCTAACGGATTCTGCGCTTGTCTTTAGCTTGTTGCTGGACTCGGTATTCTGTATAATGACAAACGTCCGGGGCCGAGAGAGGGCAAGGCCAACCGTGCAGAGCAGTGCCAAGCCAGGACAAGTGGAAAAGTGCCAATAAAGAccacggccgccatcttggatgggtctcTGCTTGCCCAGTTTACTGACTGGGACCTCGGGTCACATGATCAGCACGACGGCGTTCGGGACTCACCCTCAGTCTTCGGGAGCGACTGGGACGAGACTTTGAGCGCCTCCTTCTTGGGCCTCATGGGGCACCAGGTCCCGTCCTCCTGGAACTTGATCTCGTCCACGTCCGAGCAGTCGTTCAGGATCTCCAAGAacaggctggagagagaacggACACGGCGACGGGTCAGAGCAGACAGGAACCGCCACACACGGCGCTCCGGGGAACCACGGCGGCGGTCCAGAGGCTGACCCGTCGATGATCAGGCTCTCGTACGCCGCCTTCTTGTCGCACACGGGGCAGATCCAGGTGGGCTTCTTCTCGTTCATCTGCAGGTAGAGCGCCGCGTCGAAGCACTGCAGGTGGGAGCAGGTGACCGCTCTGCAGGGCACGGTGAGCCTCATCTTCCCCagctgcagcgcacacacaccacagcctCACCCTCCGCTCACCGCCACACACCGGGACGTCCGTCCTTTCAGGACATCCGTCCCCCATGCTGGACTTACCGGACACATGAGGGAGACCCGGAGGCTGGTGGTGGCCACCTCGCTGTCCGGATCGGCCGTCAGCTTCTCTTTAACTGCAGGGAGACGGCACAAACACAGGAATCACCCCCACCCAGAGGAAACGCAGGAATCACCCCcacccagaggaaacacaggaatcacccccacccagaggaaacacaggaatcacccccacccagaggaaacacacaggaatCACCCCCCACCCAGAGGAAACGCAGGAATCACCCCCACCCAGAGGAAACGCAGGAATCACCCCcacccagaggaaacacaggaatcacccccacccagaggaaacacaggaatcacccccacccagaggaaacacacaggaatcacccccacccagaggaaacacacaggaatCACCCCCACCCAGAGGAAACGCAGGAATCACCCCcacccag contains these protein-coding regions:
- the pias2 gene encoding E3 SUMO-protein ligase PIAS2 isoform X2; translation: MNLQPPAPLLPPVHPDVHMKSLPFYDVLDVLIKPSSLGASTAQRYHQEKYFIFALTPQQVREVCISRDFLPGGRRDYMVQIQLRFCLSETSCPQEDNYPNSLCIKVNGKLFPLPGYAPPPKNGVEQKRPGRPLNITSLVRLSSAVPNQISVTWAPEVGKTYSMSVYLVRQLTSPLLLQRLRMKGIRNPDHSRALIKEKLTADPDSEVATTSLRVSLMCPLGKMRLTVPCRAVTCSHLQCFDAALYLQMNEKKPTWICPVCDKKAAYESLIIDGLFLEILNDCSDVDEIKFQEDGTWCPMRPKKEALKVSSQSLPKTEASAPPRQPSAPQPAEPSPSKKADVIDLTLETSSSSEDDGDSDPPLKKRCVFLSKTEEMHSKGVLSYQPTVRVPSVQTLDPAYLASSLADFAVPFHPSTLASIPTDMQSLELFSLLQADPQEPE
- the pias2 gene encoding E3 SUMO-protein ligase PIAS2 isoform X1; translation: MNLQPPAPLLPPVHPDVHMKSLPFYDVLDVLIKPSSLGASTAQRYHQEKYFIFALTPQQVREVCISRDFLPGGRRDYMVQIQLRFCLSETSCPQEDNYPNSLCIKVNGKLFPLPGYAPPPKNGVEQKRPGRPLNITSLVRLSSAVPNQISVTWAPEVGKTYSMSVYLVRQLTSPLLLQRLRMKGIRNPDHSRALIKEKLTADPDSEVATTSLRVSLMCPLGKMRLTVPCRAVTCSHLQCFDAALYLQMNEKKPTWICPVCDKKAAYESLIIDGLFLEILNDCSDVDEIKFQEDGTWCPMRPKKEALKVSSQSLPKTEASAPPRQPSAPQPAEPSPSKKADVIDLTLETSSSSEDDGDSDPPLKKRCVFLSKTEEMHSKGVLSYQPTVRVPSVQTLDPAYLASSLADFAVPFHPSTLASIPTDMQSLELFSLLQADPQHYRPQMFLENLSGGVPAAAAAASTSSVVSSSSSHYDTGSHETRVIMGGGGAGGGGGADTSISDIISLD